Proteins from a single region of Apium graveolens cultivar Ventura chromosome 7, ASM990537v1, whole genome shotgun sequence:
- the LOC141671026 gene encoding berberine bridge enzyme-like 24 produces MATPSILCSFVFLIIFSSFSLQTSADSPRRFIECLTKHSKNSEAITQVIFTPANASYNPILQLNLQNLRFNNSETRKPLVIITPVDESQIQSVIYCARKTKMNIRIRGGGHDFEGVSYTASVPFIMVDMINFDRVNIDLKSSTAWVQPGLSLGQLYYKISQTSDVLAFPAGLWSTVGITGFLGGGGYGMMKRKYGLAADNTLDARIMDFNGKIHDRKSMGEDLFWAIRGGDPASFCVVLEWKIKLVPVPKLVTYFAVVRTLEQNGSALFQKWQATAANVFPRDLDLRVVVDSITSSSSAREDKKTVRFIFQSLYLGKIDTLLPIMQELFPELGLRREDCLETSWIQTAPLFSNFTVGTDPKILLNKTAIPRDYVKIRSSFTTQPISLEGLNGIWDLWLKQPVQTMLIQYTPFGGRMNEFSESALPFPHRPGVLYMINMAVTLAAEDAEGALKWSRDLFKYYAPFVTKNPRTSYVNYRDADLGTGSKTYEEASKWGKKYYKNNFDRLVKIKSVVDPQNFFNHKQSIPLLY; encoded by the coding sequence ATGGCAACTCCTTCAATACTTTGTTCTTTTGTTTTTCTAATTATTTTCTCATCCTTTTCTTTGCAAACTTCGGCTGATAGTCCTCGTCGTTTTATTGAATGTTTAACCAAACACTCTAAAAACTCAGAAGCTATTACCCAAGTCATTTTTACACCGGCCAATGCCTCGTATAATCCGATTTTGCAACTTAATTTACAAAACCTTCGTTTCAATAATTCCGAAACACGAAAACCTCTCGTCATTATTACACCGGTCGACGAATCCCAGATTCAATCTGTCATCTACTGTGCTAGAAAGACTAAAATGAATATTCGAATTCGTGGCGGAGGTCACGATTTCGAAGGTGTTTCTTACACAGCTTCAGTGCCGTTTATTATGGTTGATATGATAAATTTTGATAGAGTTAACATAGACTTGAAAAGTAGCACTGCATGGGTTCAACCTGGCCTAAGCCTTGGCCAACTTTACTATAAAATCTCGCAAACAAGTGATGTTCTCGCTTTCCCAGCTGGCTTATGGTCAACTGTCGGAATTACTGGCTTTCTTGGAGGTGGAGGATACGGTATGATGAAGCGAAAATACGGTCTTGCTGCTGATAATACATTGGATGCACGTATTATGGATTTTAATGGTAAAATTCACGACAGAAAATCAATGGGAGAAGATTTGTTTTGGGCTATTAGAGGTGGCGATCCTGCTAGTTTTTGTGTTGTTCTTGAGTGGAAAATAAAGTTGGTTCCTGTCCCAAAGTTAGTGACCTATTTCGCGGTCGTAAGAACTTTGGAACAAAATGGATCAGCTCTATTTCAGAAATGGCAAGCTACTGCTGCGAACGTGTTTCCAAGAGATCTTGATCTTAGAGTTGTGGTTGATTCTATTACAAGCAGTTCAAGTGCTCGCGAAGATAAGAAAACAGTCAGATTTATCTTTCAATCGTTGTATCTTGGTAAAATTGATACCTTACTTCCAATCATGCAAGAACTTTTCCCGGAATTAGGGTTGAGGAGAGAAGATTGTCTTGAAACTAGTTGGATTCAAACAGCCCcattattttcaaattttacaGTAGGGACTGATCCAAAGATATTACTCAACAAAACAGCCATTCCAAGAGATTACGTCAAGATAAGGTCGAGTTTCACAACACAACCAATTTCATTGGAAGGACTAAACGGGATATGGGACTTGTGGTTAAAGCAACCAGTACAAACCATGCTCATCCAATATACACCATTCGGTGGGAGAATGAACGAGTTTTCGGAGTCTGCACTTCCATTTCCACATCGTCCAGGTGTGTTGTATATGATCAACATGGCCGTGACTTTGGCAGCTGAAGATGCGGAAGGCGCTTTAAAGTGGAGTAGAGATTTGTTTAAATACTATGCTCCATTTGTGACCAAGAACCCTAGAACTTCGTACGTGAATTATAGGGATGCTGATCTGGGAACAGGAAGCAAGACATATGAAGAAGCAAGCAAATGGGGTAAGAAGTATTACAAGAATAATTTCGACAGATTAGTGAAGATTAAGTCTGTAGTTGACCCTCAGAATTTCTTCAACCACAAGCAAAGCATTCCTTTATTGTACTAG